The Humulus lupulus chromosome 7, drHumLupu1.1, whole genome shotgun sequence region cgcatatatatatatatatatatatattaattagtgcTTACCTTATCATTCTTCAAGACGTGGCAAATATCTTTAGACATCAATAATCTACTTTGATTTTGCAAATGATTACGACCTAACCCACGAGCAATGGACTGGCCCATTTCATGTAACAAATCATGCACTTGAAGGACTAGCCCATGAGCAAATGTGCTTTTAGATATAGTTATCAAACACTTGTCAACAAGAACTCCAATAACAGCATCAAAAGAACCACGACCACCCAATTTATCTTTCACAAAATCTTTGTCCTGACCTCGAAAGAAACATGCTATAACAAGAAATATgctcttctctttttcttccAGTCCATCAAAACTTACTTTTAGTACCTTTTGTACTCCTTGATCGGGTTCTACTTGTTTCAGCTTACTCAACAAGCTTTGCCCTTCATTCATACTCTTTAAATAAAGATCAGAACCCAAGACTTTAAGAGCAATTGGAAGACCTTTAGCATAGTCTACAAACTTTCTTGAAAATTCTCTCTCCTTTTCTTCAACATTTTCCCTTTTGAAAGCATGCAACAAGAAGAGTTGAAGAGCTTCTTCTTCATTTAGTCTCTGTAAGTCGTATATGTTTTCGTTGCCTCTAACAATATTTCGAAGTACTTGTTTATTTCTGCTTGTTATGATAACTTTACTTTCAGAGTTtaaccaatcatgttcatcttcAAGTAAAGCTTCATATTGTTCCAAGCTATCCACATCATCAAGAACTAACAGCAACTTTTTATGACTTAGCATTCTCTTTTTTGCATAATCCAAATCTCCATTTTCTTCCTTTGATAGTCTTTTGATAAAATCTTTTGCCAAATGATTTGATCCATTTTTTTCGATTTCTTCTCGAACATTTTTTAAAATGCACCCATGATCAAATTGATGACGAGACCGTTCGAATACAACTTCAGCTAGGGTGGTCTTACCCAGCCCGCCCATGCCACAAATTCCTACCTTGGAAGCATTTGCTAACAATTTGTCGAGATCTTTAACACGCTTATCGATTCCAACCAAGCCTTTCTCTAAATAATCAATTGAAGATGGAGTTTTCAATTTCCCTCTAATATGTTTGACAATTTCGTCAACTAACTCAGCATCATTcctagattatattatattaattatagTTAAAATACACGCTATAATGAAAATTAATGCAGTAATAGTAAAGGTATGTTATATATGCAATAAATTAAAATTCCTAGATTTTGTGTACAGTTAAATAATTTATGTAAATTGGTACActaatacaaaatattataattggTGGAGTACTGTCGAAAAAATTTGAGAGAGAACTTGAAGATTTTGTTGAAAACTAATGATAATATGGGAGATAATATTATGATGGACGAGACTTTTCTATAGAACTCAACTTGTGTTTTTGGCTTGATACAAAATTGTGGGATTACATCCTAATTTACAAGACTCTATAGACTTTTCTAGAAACGCAATTAAATTATTAGCTAGTAGATTATTCTAGATAATTCTCATTTACTAAATGAGAGTTTTAGAATACTAAAAGCTCAACAACCTCTAGTAAATACATGAACATTCTAGAAACTCTAGTAAATACATGAAGACTTTGTTGAAAACTAATGTTAATATGGGAAATAATATTATGATGGAAGAGGTTTTTTTATAGAACTTAACTTGAGTTTTGGCTTAATACAAAATGGTGGGactacatctctatttataggatAGATTTTTCTAAAAACACAATTAAATTATTAGCTAGTAGATTAATCTAGACAATTCTCATTTACTAAGAAATGAAAGTTCCAAAATACTAAAGACTCGAACTCTTATAAATATATGAACATTCTAGAAactttaataaatacataaaagaCACTAGAAGCTCTAGTAAATACATAAAAAATCTAAAATCAAGTTTAATAGTTCAACAAGTACATTTAAATGAAAAGATGAAATATTTACAAGTTTTGTTGAAAATCAATATacatataggacaattcttttataagagcttcactttaagccctaccggtggagTTCTCAAtgtttctcgactcgtgaacaattttcggcgcgatttttttttatgaccgtatatattgtagctatttagaacatcatgcaaatttcaaaaaattccaaatagtttacagtaccgaaaacatgattcaaacatgttgttttccacatgcataaaaaaaattaatcacgcgtgcaatatgtttgaacctagttttcggtattgtaaaatattcagaattttctaaaaatcgcgccgaaactctaaatagctacaatatacactgtcatacAAAAAATCGTGTCAAAAACTGTTTATAGGTCGATAACCCTAAGAGTCCAATTCTCTccctatatatatactagatacaaacaacgtgcaatatacacgttttgcttggttttatttataaaatttattaattatttttattaaatttatattaatgtcatataaattttaaataaatatcttattttaattaaataatttatttatttttgttcaagtttatgtttgttctagcttttgaatttgagagtgacaacaaaaaattgtatattatacatttaatataatgttaaatattatacatggattttaaatttaagtttcttgctagttttttttaaaagtaatttgttactaattaacaatagattatattatatgtttaatatgatattctaataagtgtatttaagtttaattaagttttatttaagttaaaaaatgtataattttattatttttaaataattattattgtaaaatatctaaaaaatattttattttaattatttattatttttaaataattattattgtaaatatctcaaaaatatcatattttaattatttattttattttatttaaatttaattagaatttacaatttaccgttaaatataaaaatattccgttaaaattaacattaaaaaaaaaaagaaaaaaccgttaaaacaaaaaaatttcgttatctgcgtaacactttttatataaaatagatataaatatatacatataatagaaTTGAATTTAGAGAGAACCTGTTGTCCTTTTCTGAAACGTGCCATCCAGAAAGACTAGCTGCTTCAGTTAGAGCACTCCTCCATTTTCGTGTTTTGGTATCAGAAAAACGCTGTTCAAGTTTCACAAACGCATCTGCATAACTTTCTTTCTGTCTGCGCACATTAGCTGGATCAACATTATAAAACACAGGCAGAACCATTTGCATCTCCTCTTTCTTACATTGGATAATATGCTCAAGCTCGTCCAAGCACCACGACGAAGTCGCATAATTTGTCGAGAAAATAACTATAGAGAATTTGGAGTCCTCAATGGCATCCAAAAGAGCTTTGGAAATCTCTTCTCCTCTCTCAAGTCTATTGTCGATGTACGTTTCAATCCCTCTTTCCTTGAGTGCTTTCTCAAGATGACTAGTAATAGTTCTGCGGGTATCTTCTCCTCTGAAACTGATAAAAACATcgtacttcttcttcttctgatgCTGATCATCATCTGCATCCATACTTGGCTTCAAAGAGAGGTCAACATGATTAATATTTGGGTGGGGACCAGACACATCTTCATTCATTTTTGCACTATAATATAATTCCGTTTTTCATCACAAGAAATTGGGTGGGGATTATAAAGAGCTTAAGAGATGTATCTTGGTTTGAAAAGCAGAGAGTATTTAGTGCAAGTTATTGACTGGaaaagtattttatttttcttttctttgactAACTATTCCTCGAACCTTCCCGAACTTGCCCTTAACAAAAGAAAAGTAAGTAGTCAAAGCACTGTACCCTTTTGTTTGTCAGAAAACGTGTTACCATGAGTAATGACCATATGCATTGTATTTTTAccctttattttaaatatataccCTATATATATTCTTTAATTTTTCAACAAAGTAACCCTCACTTTATTGGAAATTTATTTGGTAAGGTATTCAAAAAGAGCCGTATCGGTAGGTTTTTTTTGTGTTATCAActtttgaacagttttcggtgtaattttttttaatgatcgtgtatgttgtagttatttagagtatcatgcaaattttcataaaattctaaataatttagagtgcctaaaactaagttcaaacatgctattttccacgcgcataaaaaaattagtcacgcgtgcaacaacctaTTTTTAtactagttttcggcactgtaaattattcggaattttctgaaaaatttacaggatgttctaaataactataatatacatagtcataaaaaaaattgcgccaaAAACTATTTACAGGTTGAGAATACAAAAAAGCCCTACCGATAAGATAAGGCTCTTTTTGAAGTCTCTACTGTAGAATTATCCCACTTTATTTTTCCAATTATTATATTTTGAAAGTAGcgaaatattttttttgaaattctATAACCAAATGCAGTCTGTGCCAGAGCATATGGCATGTGATGAATATTgactataaatattatttttaatatgaatacttattattttttctcaatttttctttttcaaattgtTAGGTTTTAGAACTGTATTTACTAGTAAAGTGGTGTTTGAAAAAACTGACTGgaaaatggtttttttttctttcttttcctgtTAAACATTTCTACGAAACTTCAGAACTTACGAAGTAGTACAATTATTACTGAgtgaaattacaaagaaaagtTGTCAATCAAAACAGCAGTACTCCATAGAAATAGCAGGAGAAGTCCTTTTGTTTATCAGAGACCATGTGATGATCTATTCACTATTcaagaaaatataaaattatgTTTACTTATTTATATGATGGTGTTGAACATACAATAGGACCCCATTAGCTAGCTAGAGACAGACTAAGCCAATGCTATTattaattgcattgaatatttaaCCTAATATTTAACCTATTATTAATTGCGTTAAACTTGGATCACATAATAAACACAATAGAATGCCTAGATGTTTCAAGTAAATAAGattatgaataattaataaagaGACACGCTTGAAATTTCAACACAGTACAGGTGACTTTAGTTCAGATTGCTACATAAATATATAacgtttttttttcaattatttttcatattaatacaagacatatatacatatatttccaATTGGGACAAAAATTTGGTGAATTTTTCTATGACTTTAACATAATTGCAAGGCTCTAAAGTGAGTCTTGGTATTTGGTAGAAGACCAAGACTTTTGCCGTGAGATTTACTACAAGATTAAGGTCATAGCAAAATTCACCAAAATATTTTGTCAAAAGATTTTTGTTCATTTTTTTgtcaaaattttattaaatttatttgatttaaataatttttaaatataaatattgatcttttttattttattttaaacagtGGACATCTCATATttgttaattaataaaaaaataactttataaacatataacattaatttatttaaataactaatacTAAGCAATGTTTTGGtatcaaaaagaaaataaaaaaaatagtataattCCTACAAATATATTATTCAACTTATTTTTCATCAAAGttttataatatgttgattttaattatattttaaaatttcacaaATAGAATCTTTTCGTTCAACAAAAAGGATAaacacaaatattacaattaggCATGTACCTATTAAGTggcatgtttatatatatttatatatatatatacatgtttgTATAAAAAAAGAGTTGATTAATTTTTCCCATGGCCCACAAAAGTCCAGAATAATTTTGTCACAAACTCAAAAATCCGATTAGTCTTGACGTTATGGATGCCTAACTTGTTAAGAGTCAAGAAAAAGAGAAATGGGAAAGTCATATAATTAATGGTCCAAGATAGAAAGAAATAATTGCACTTTGGGAAATTAATTTAGACATTAggatttataatttttaatattcaaTATTATATTTATTGTAAACATACTTGTTTGATTTGTGTCtttattataaatcaattatttttgTTG contains the following coding sequences:
- the LOC133789243 gene encoding TMV resistance protein N-like; the encoded protein is MNEDVSGPHPNINHVDLSLKPSMDADDDQHQKKKKYDVFISFRGEDTRRTITSHLEKALKERGIETYIDNRLERGEEISKALLDAIEDSKFSIVIFSTNYATSSWCLDELEHIIQCKKEEMQMVLPVFYNVDPANVRRQKESYADAFVKLEQRFSDTKTRKWRSALTEAASLSGWHVSEKDNRNDAELVDEIVKHIRGKLKTPSSIDYLEKGLVGIDKRVKDLDKLLANASKVGICGMGGLGKTTLAEVVFERSRHQFDHGCILKNVREEIEKNGSNHLAKDFIKRLSKEENGDLDYAKKRMLSHKKLLLVLDDVDSLEQYEALLEDEHDWLNSESKVIITSRNKQVLRNIVRGNENIYDLQRLNEEEALQLFLLHAFKRENVEEKEREFSRKFVDYAKGLPIALKVLGSDLYLKSMNEGQSLLSKLKQVEPDQGVQKVLKVSFDGLEEKEKSIFLVIACFFRGQDKDFVKDKLGGRGSFDAVIGVLVDKCLITISKSTFAHGLVLQVHDLLHEMGQSIARGLGRNHLQNQSRLLMSKDICHVLKNDKNWRERLKMFIVLAGRLKIK